TTGCTGACTTGACTAACTACAATCATACTCTCAAGCAACGCAATGCCTACCTAAAATCCTCTGATAAGGTTGATGAAACCTTTCTATCTGTACTTGATCAACAGCTTGCTGAATATGGCAGTCGAGTTATTCAACACAGGCTTGATTTCCTTAAAAAACTAGAGGAATTTGGAAATAAAAAAGTTCAGGAAATCTCTGATCAAAAAGAAAAATTAACCATCGAATATCAATCTTCTATACACTTTACAAATACTGACAACTTAATTGACACATTATTGACAGAAATAGAAAAATCCCGTAAACGTGACCTATTCAAAAAAAATACAGGTGTTGGTCCGCATCGTGATGATATTGCCTTCTTCATAAATGGTATGAATGCTCATTATGGTAGCCAGGGACAACATCGTAGTCTTGTTTTGTCGCTCAAACTTGCTGAAATCGAACTGATGAAGGAAATCACTAGAGAATACCCAATTCTACTTTTAGACGATGTTATGAGTGAGCTAGATAACAATCGACAAATCAAACTACTAGAAACCATTACAGATGCTATTCAAACCTTTATCACTACAACATCTTTGGATCATTTACACAAGCTACCAGATAGTTTAAAAATCTTTCATATCCAGTCTGGCACTATCGTTGAAAGCAAGTAACTGATTTTATATTCAGTTACTTTTTTATTACTTCGTAAACTAGCTTTTCCTAGCTCCAATTGTAGTTTCAACTCTTCACATAGAACTAAAAAAATTACAACTTTGTCAACTACGTTTACAAAACAGTAAAGACCCTGTCAATCAGGGTCTTATTCTTATTGTACTGAATAGTTTGGAGCTTCATTTGTAATTTGAACATCGTGTGGGTGGCTTTCTTTCAAACCAGCACCCGACATTTCGATGAATTGAGCATTTTCATGTAATTCAGTCAAATTACCCGCACCTACATAGCCCATACCTGAGCGAAGTCCGCCAACCATTTGGAAAATCATATCTGCAACAGATCCTTTATAGGCCACACGTCCTTCAATTCCTTCTGGAACAAGCTTGTTGGCTTCATTGACAGATGCTTGGAAGTAACGGTCTTTTGAACCTTGTTTCATGGCTGCAATAGAGCCCATGCCACGATAGGTCTTGAACTTACGACCTTGGAAGATTTCTGTTTCACCTGGTGCTTCATCCGTTCCAGCGAACATAGAGCCAAGCATGACAGCATGACCACCAGCTGCAAGAGCCTTGACAATGTCACCTGAATACTTGATACCACCATCAGCAATGATGGTTTTACCATATTCACGAGCAACACCTGCCGCATCGTAAATAGCTGTCACTTGCGGTACGCCGACACCTGCGATAACGCGAGTGGTACAGATTGAACCTGGACCAATACCGACCTTGACAACATCAACACCAGCCTCATAAAGGGCACGTGCACCTTCAGCTGTGGCAATGTTGCCGGCAATCAAGGTACGAGTTGGGAAGTGTTCGCGGATTTCTTTGATCTTACGCAAAACACCAGCTGAATGACCATGAGCTGTATCGATGACAATCGCATCTGCACCTGCTTCAAAGAGAGCTTCAGCACGTTCAAAGGTATCAGAAGTAACGCCCACAGCACCCGCAACCAAAAGACGACCAAATTCATCCTTGGCAGCATTTGGGAACTCAATCACTTTTTCAATATCCTTGATAGTAATCAAACCTGACAAACGACCATTTTCATCGATCAGTGGCAATTTTTCAATACGATGTTTGTGAAGAATAGCTTCAGCAGTCGCTAAATCTGTTCCAACTGGCGCTGTTACCAAGCCGTCACTGGTCATATTGGTAGAAATTGGTTGTGAGTAGTCTGAGATAAAGCGCATATCGCGGTTGGTGATAATCCCAACTAACTTACGGTTTTCCATCGTTTCTACAATCGGCACACCTGAAATGCGATAAGTGCCCATCAACTTTTCAGCTTCAGCGATGGTATGCTCTGGAGTTAAGAAGAATGGATCAATAATGACACCATTTTCAGAACGTTTTACCTTACGAACTTCTTCAGCCTGCTCTGTAATAGACATATTCTTATGGATAACTCCCAAACCACCTGCACGCGCCATAGCAATGGCCATTTTGCTATCCGTTACTGTATCCATAGCCGCAGAAATAATCGGAAGATTTAACGTCAAGTTAGGTGCTAATTGTGTTTTTAAATCAATATCATGTGGCAATACATGACTTTCAGCCGGAATGAGTAATACATCATCAAAGGTAAAGCCTTTTTTCAAAAATTTAGTGTCCCAGTTTGACATTTTCTTCCTCTTTTCTTTTTTATTACTAGCTATCGCTATAATTATTTTATTTATGATAACATTTTGAAATCATTTGTCAAATATTATTCGCATTAAATTAGGTAATCATAAAAATTCAGAAAATTCTTTACCACTTTCTTTTAGAAAGTCGAACGTTTGTTTTTTACTTTATTATAAAACAAATGAAAAAAGCAACGTTTTTTAGACATTGCTCTTTTATCGTTAACCTTATTTAAAATAGTTAATTCCCATAGCATCCTTGACTTGATCCAGAGTTGTTGCTGCGACCTGGCGAGCTTTTTGGCTACCTGCTTCTAACATAGCATAGACCTGTCCCATGTCCTTAGCAAATTCAATTCGACGCTCTCGGATTGGTCCCAACTCACGTTCTAAGATATCAAGAAGATAGCGTTTTGTTTTCACATCACCCAAGCCACCACGCTGGTAGTGCTCCTTCATAGCCTCAATCTCAGCTTTATCTTCTTCACGTCCGAAAACATCAAGATAATGGAAAACCATGTTTCCTTCAATCTGACCTGGATCTTCTACACGGATATGGTTTGGGTCTGTGTACATGGACATGACTTTCTTCTTGAGCGTATCCATATCATCTGCTAGGTAGATACCATTTCCAAGCGACTTAGACATCTTAGCATTTCCATCCAAACCTGGCAAGCGACCTGCTGCCTCATTTTCAGGATAAATCCCTTCCGGTTCCACTAAAATATCGGTTTGGTAAGCATGGTTGAAACTACGAACGATTTCGCGGGTCTGCTCAATCATGGGTTTCTGGTCATTTCCAACAGGGACAAAATTTGCCTTGAAGGCTGTGATATCCGCAGCTTGTGAAACTGGATAAACCAAGAAACCTGCTGGAATTCCTTCGCCAAATCCCTTCTGAGCAATCTCCGTCTTCACTGTCGGATTGCGTTCCAAACGAGCAACAGATACCAAGTTCATGTAGTACATTGTCAATTCTGCTAATTCAGGAATTTGACTTTGAATGAAAATAGTTGTCTTAGCTGGATCTAGACCCGCTGCTAGATAGTCTAGGGCCACATTACCAACTGACTCGATAATCTTTTGTGGCTCTTTAGCATGGTCTGTCAGAGCTTGCTGGTCAGCCAAAAATACAAAAAGCTCGTGCTGTCCAGCATCTTGCAGTAGGACACGATTTTTCAAAGAGCCAACATAGTGGCCGATATGGAGTTTACCTGTTGGACGATCTCCTGTCAAAATAATTGGTTTGGTCATCAGTTCACCTCATCTGATAAAGTTCATAGAAAAAGCCCCACACAGAAAAAACTGTGCAAGGGCGTCTTGGACACGGTGCCACCTTACTTAAGAGCAACTGCTCCTATCTTAATGCACATAAGGCCTGCTAGCCGAATCCTTATTGGTTCGAATTCCTTGTAAAATCAGTCCATTCACTAATCACCATTACCTGTTCACAGCAACCACAAGCTCTCTAAAAATGGAAGATTACCTACTCTTCTGATTGAATACCATTATACCTCTTAAAAATTAGAAAGTCAATACTTCCAAGCCTTGACGATAAGCTAGATTTTAGGGATAATATAAATTGCATTCTATGAAATCAAAGAAGGAGAAATAATGAAAGAACGGATTAAAGATTTTGCTTATGTGACCCTTGGTTCCATCGTTATGGCTATCGGTTTTAACAGTCTATTTTTAGAAAATAATATCGTTTCTGGAGGAGTAGGAGGACTAGCCATCGCTCTCAATGCCCTGCTAGGCTGGAACCCTGCCGAGTTTGTCCTCTACTGCAATATTCCCTTACTCATTATTTGTTGGATTTTTCTAGGAAAATCTGTCTTTGTCAAAACCGTTTACGGCTCCTTAATTTATCCATTTTGCATCAAGTTGACAGCTGGTTTACCAAACTTGACAGATAATCCTTTACTTGCTGCTATTTTTGGTGGGATTATCCTTGGATTTGGACTGGGACTTGTCTTTCGTGGAAACTCATCTACCGGTGGTACCGGTATCCTTATTCAATTGATTCATAAATACACTCCCCTATCACTAGGAGTAACAATGGCTATTATCGATGGCATTATCGTTGGACTTGGTTTCATCGCTTTTGATCCAGATACTGTCATGCATTCGATTATTGCCCTCATGACCATTACTTACATTGTCAACCGCATGATGTCCGGTACCCAATCATCTCGAAATGTCATGATTATTTCCCATAAATCTAGCCAAATCAAAGACTACATCACAAAGGTGGCAGATCGTGGTGTAACAGAGTTTCCTGTTGTCGGGGGATTTACAGGTGTTGACAAGCGTATGTTGATGACCACCATCTCTATTCCAGAGATGCAAAAATTGGAAACAGCTATACTAGAAATCGATGAAGCTGCTTTTATGGTTGTTATGCCTGCCAGTCAAGTTCGTGGACGTGGTTTTAGCTTACAAAAAGACCATAAACATTACGATGAAGATATTTTAATTCCAATGTAATTCATTGAAAATTCAAGTTCTTTCTAGTACAATTAAACTAATAGACAGAAATAGAGGAGAAACTATGCTTACAGTATCTGATGTGTCGCTTCGCTTTAGCGACCGCAAATTATTTGATGATGTCAATATTAAATTTACAGCTGGAAACACCTACGGTTTAATTGGTGCCAACGGTGCTGGTAAATCTACATTCTTGAAAATCCTTGCAGGTGACATTGAGCCTTCAACAGGTCATATCTCCCTTGGACCAGACGAGCGTTTATCTGTTCTTCGTCAGAACCATTTCGACTACGAAGATGAGCGCGTGATTGACGTCGTTATCATGGGAAATGAGCAACTTTACAGCATCATGAAAGAAAAAGATGCCATCTACATGAAAGAAGATTTTTCTGATGAAGATGGTGTCCGTGCTGCTGAATTAGAAGGTGAATTTGCTGAACTTGGTGGCTGGGAAGCAGAAAGTGAAGCTTCACAATTGCTCCAAAACCTTAATATTTCAGAAGACCTTCACTACCAAAACATGAGCGAATTGACCAACGGTGAAAAGGTCAAGGTTCTCTTGGCCAAGGCCCTTTTTGGTAAACCTGATGTGCTTCTCTTGGACGAGCCGACCAACGGTTTGGACATTCAATCCATCAACTGGTTGGAAGATTTCCTGATTGACTTTGAAAATACAGTTATCGTTGTATCCCACGACCGCCACTTCCTCAACAAAGTATGTACCCACATGGCCGACCTTGACTTCGGTAAAATCAAGATTTTCGTTGGTAACTACGACTTCTGGAAACAATCAAGTGAATTGGCTGCTCGTTTGCAAGCAGACCGTAACGCAAAAGCAGAAGAAAAAATCAAGGAATTACAAGAATTCGTTGCCCGCTTCTCTGCCAATGCCTCAAAGTCTAAACAAGCAACCTCTCGTAAAAAGATGTTGGATAAAATTGAGTTGGAAGAAATTATCCCTTCTAGCCGTAAATACCCATTTATCAACTTCAAATCTGAACGTGAAATCGGTAATGACCTCTTGACAGTTGAGAACTTAAAAGTTGTCATTGACGGTGAAACCATTTTGGACAATATCAGCTTTATCCTACGTCCAGGTGATAAGACGGCCCTCATTGGCCAAAACGACATCCAAACAACTGCTCTCATTCGTGCTCTTATGGGAGATATCGAATACGAAGGTACTGTCAAGTGGGGTGTCACTACCAGTCAATCTTACCTACCAAAAGACAACAGCCGTGATTTTGACACCAACGAATCTATCCTAGACTGGCTCCGTCAATTTGCTAGCAAGGAAGAAGATGATAATACCTTCTTGCGTGGTTTCTTGGGCCGTATGCTCTTCTCTGGCGATGAAGTGAACAAACCTGTCAATGTCTTGTCAGGGGGCGAAAAGGTGCGCGTGATGTTATCTAAACTTATGCTCCTCAAATCAAATGTCTTGGTATTGGATGACCCGACCAACCACTTAGACTTGGAATCTATTTCCAGTCTAAACGATGGTTTGAAAGCCTTCAAAGAGTCCATCATCTTTGCTAGCCATGACCATGAATTTATTCAAACTTTAGCAAACCACATCATTGTTATCTCTAAAAATGGCGTGATTGACCGCATTGACGAAACCTATGACGAATTC
The nucleotide sequence above comes from Streptococcus sp. 29887. Encoded proteins:
- the recF gene encoding DNA replication/repair protein RecF (All proteins in this family for which functions are known are DNA-binding proteins that assist the filamentation of RecA onto DNA for the initiation of recombination or recombinational repair.); this encodes MWLETLALRHFRNYSQQDIEFNKGLNVFLGENAQGKTNILEAIYFLALTRSHRTRTDKDLLQFQEKELTISGLLHRTNGKVPLDIQLTEKGRITKVNHLKQAKLSNYIGHMNVVLFAPEDLQLIKGAPALRRKFIDVELGQIKPLYLADLTNYNHTLKQRNAYLKSSDKVDETFLSVLDQQLAEYGSRVIQHRLDFLKKLEEFGNKKVQEISDQKEKLTIEYQSSIHFTNTDNLIDTLLTEIEKSRKRDLFKKNTGVGPHRDDIAFFINGMNAHYGSQGQHRSLVLSLKLAEIELMKEITREYPILLLDDVMSELDNNRQIKLLETITDAIQTFITTTSLDHLHKLPDSLKIFHIQSGTIVESK
- the guaB gene encoding IMP dehydrogenase, whose translation is MSNWDTKFLKKGFTFDDVLLIPAESHVLPHDIDLKTQLAPNLTLNLPIISAAMDTVTDSKMAIAMARAGGLGVIHKNMSITEQAEEVRKVKRSENGVIIDPFFLTPEHTIAEAEKLMGTYRISGVPIVETMENRKLVGIITNRDMRFISDYSQPISTNMTSDGLVTAPVGTDLATAEAILHKHRIEKLPLIDENGRLSGLITIKDIEKVIEFPNAAKDEFGRLLVAGAVGVTSDTFERAEALFEAGADAIVIDTAHGHSAGVLRKIKEIREHFPTRTLIAGNIATAEGARALYEAGVDVVKVGIGPGSICTTRVIAGVGVPQVTAIYDAAGVAREYGKTIIADGGIKYSGDIVKALAAGGHAVMLGSMFAGTDEAPGETEIFQGRKFKTYRGMGSIAAMKQGSKDRYFQASVNEANKLVPEGIEGRVAYKGSVADMIFQMVGGLRSGMGYVGAGNLTELHENAQFIEMSGAGLKESHPHDVQITNEAPNYSVQ
- the trpS gene encoding tryptophan--tRNA ligase, giving the protein MTKPIILTGDRPTGKLHIGHYVGSLKNRVLLQDAGQHELFVFLADQQALTDHAKEPQKIIESVGNVALDYLAAGLDPAKTTIFIQSQIPELAELTMYYMNLVSVARLERNPTVKTEIAQKGFGEGIPAGFLVYPVSQAADITAFKANFVPVGNDQKPMIEQTREIVRSFNHAYQTDILVEPEGIYPENEAAGRLPGLDGNAKMSKSLGNGIYLADDMDTLKKKVMSMYTDPNHIRVEDPGQIEGNMVFHYLDVFGREEDKAEIEAMKEHYQRGGLGDVKTKRYLLDILERELGPIRERRIEFAKDMGQVYAMLEAGSQKARQVAATTLDQVKDAMGINYFK
- a CDS encoding YitT family protein, with translation MKERIKDFAYVTLGSIVMAIGFNSLFLENNIVSGGVGGLAIALNALLGWNPAEFVLYCNIPLLIICWIFLGKSVFVKTVYGSLIYPFCIKLTAGLPNLTDNPLLAAIFGGIILGFGLGLVFRGNSSTGGTGILIQLIHKYTPLSLGVTMAIIDGIIVGLGFIAFDPDTVMHSIIALMTITYIVNRMMSGTQSSRNVMIISHKSSQIKDYITKVADRGVTEFPVVGGFTGVDKRMLMTTISIPEMQKLETAILEIDEAAFMVVMPASQVRGRGFSLQKDHKHYDEDILIPM
- a CDS encoding ABC-F family ATP-binding cassette domain-containing protein, which translates into the protein MLTVSDVSLRFSDRKLFDDVNIKFTAGNTYGLIGANGAGKSTFLKILAGDIEPSTGHISLGPDERLSVLRQNHFDYEDERVIDVVIMGNEQLYSIMKEKDAIYMKEDFSDEDGVRAAELEGEFAELGGWEAESEASQLLQNLNISEDLHYQNMSELTNGEKVKVLLAKALFGKPDVLLLDEPTNGLDIQSINWLEDFLIDFENTVIVVSHDRHFLNKVCTHMADLDFGKIKIFVGNYDFWKQSSELAARLQADRNAKAEEKIKELQEFVARFSANASKSKQATSRKKMLDKIELEEIIPSSRKYPFINFKSEREIGNDLLTVENLKVVIDGETILDNISFILRPGDKTALIGQNDIQTTALIRALMGDIEYEGTVKWGVTTSQSYLPKDNSRDFDTNESILDWLRQFASKEEDDNTFLRGFLGRMLFSGDEVNKPVNVLSGGEKVRVMLSKLMLLKSNVLVLDDPTNHLDLESISSLNDGLKAFKESIIFASHDHEFIQTLANHIIVISKNGVIDRIDETYDEFLENAEVQAKVQELWKA